The region CACGCCCGGCCTGCTGATCTGCCAGGCGCTCGGCGTATCGAGCCGCGACACGACGCTGATCGTGTCGATGTCGCTCGTGATCTCCGGCATCGCGACCTTCGTCCAGTGCAGGCGCTTCGGCCCGCTCGGCGCGGGCCTGCTGATCGTCCAGGGCACGAGCTTCAACTTCGTCGGGCCGCTGATCGCGGGCGGCAGCCTGATGGTCAAGCAGGGCACGCCGGTCGAAACCGTGATGGCCGCGATCTTCGGCGTCGTCATCGCCGGCTCGTTCGTCGAGATGGCCGTGTCGCGCATCCTGCCTTTCGTGAAGCGCCTGATCACCCCGCTCGTCACCGGCGTCGTGGTGCTGCTGATCGGCCTCACGCTCATCAAGGTCGGCCTCGTCAGCATGGGCGGCGGCTATGGCGCGATCGCCAAGGGCAGCTTCGGCAGCGCCCAGAACCTGACGCTGTCGGGGCTCGTGCTCGGCGCCATCATCGTGCTCAATCGCGTGCCCATCGTCTGGGTGCGCAGCACCGCGCTCGTCATCGCGCTCGCGATCGGCTATCTCGCGGCCGCCGCGATGGGCCGTCTCGATTTCACCGGCGCGCGCGAGGCCGCGCTGTTCCAGATCCCGACGCCGCTGCACTTCGGCCTGGGCTTCTCGTGGGCGCTGTTCGTGCCGATGCTGATCATCTATCTCGTCACGTCGCTCGAGGCGATCGGCGATGTCACGGCCACGAGCAAGATCTCGCGGCAACCCGTCGAGGGGCCGCTGTGGATGCGGCGCATCAAGGGCGGCGTGCTCGTCAACGGCGCGAACTCGCTGCTCGCCGGCGTCTTCAATACGTTCCCCAGCTCGGTCTTCGCGCAGAACAACGGCGTGATCCAGCTCACCGGCATCGCGAGCCGCCATGTCGGCATCTGGATCGCGGGCATGCTCGTGCTGCTCGGGCTCTTCCCCGTCGTCGCGGGCGTCCTGCAAGCGGTACCCGAGCCCGTGCTCGGCGGCGCGGCGATGGTGATGTTCGGCGCGGTGGCCGCGTCCGGCATCAATATCCTCGCCGGCATCCGGCTCGATCGCCGCGCGCTGCTGATCATCGCGGTGTCGCTCGCGCTCGGCCTGGGCGTGTCGCAGGCGCCGGAGATCCTGACGAACCTGCCGCACGCGCTCGGGAACGTGCTCGAATCGGGCGTCGCGACGGGCGGCATCTGCGCGCTCGTGATGAACTGGTTCCTGCCCGAGAAGCAATGAAGCGGCGGCAATACGCGTGCCGCGCGCTCAGGACCGATGTCCCGAAATCGGCCCGGCTTCGCCGGTCAGGTTGAAGATGCTGTCGAGCCACGCAAGAAAGGTCGAGAACGTGAAGTCCGACCATTGCTCGGTCCGGTACGCTTTCATGACGGGCACGTCCGCCGGGTCCTGCTGATTGAGCAGATCGGCGACGAACGTGCCGACGTCCGCGTCGATGCCGTTTTCGTGAATGCCCGAGCCCGTGAAGCTGACCGCCGTCACCTGGTGGTTGCCCATGAAGTCGTCGCGCGCCCACGGGATGAAATAGCCGAAGTTCGGCAGCGGGTTCAGCACCTGTTTCAGATCGCTCAGTTCGCGGTCGAACATCGCGAGCGACAGGGCGTCCTTGGTCGCGTCGTCCGGCGCCGCGATCACCGCGGGCACGAAGGGACGGTAATGGTAGGCCGCGATGATCCTGTCGCGCCGGTACGTCGTATAGCCGAAGCGGTCGTGCGGATAGGTCGCCGATAGCGCCGCATACGCGCTGCCCATGTTGCCCGGATCGAAGTAGCGGGTCAGCCGGCTGTTGACCGTGATCATGCCGTCGGGCGCCGTCATCCCCCATTCGTCGCGCACCTTGTCGTACAGGCCGACGGACGGATACGCCGCCGGATCGGCGCCGAAGCGCGTATTGAAGACGGTGCCCGCATCGTCAAGCAGCGAGCTGTGCGACTGCGGCTGCAACGTGCCGCGCAACGTCGCGTAGTTGCCGAGCGTGCCGTAACCGCCCGCGCTCGTTCCATACACGAGCAGCCGGCTCGGCTTGCCGAACCCGTGGTCGACGAGCCACTGCGCGATCACCCGAACGTTCTTCAGGCCGCTGTAGTGCTGAATCCGCCAGTCGCCCGACGGCGACGCGTAGCTGCGCACCGCGCTGCCCATATGGATATCGCCCGTGCAGTACGGGACGAACACCTGCGTCCACTCCTGCGTCTCCACCTTCGGCTCGCCGACGAGGATATGCGCGAGATCCATCCGCGTCATCAGCGGCGACAGAAACGAAGTCTTCAGGCTCTGCTGCACGGTGCCGTTCACGTAGTTGTGGGGAATACCGTCGGGATTGAACGCGCCGAGCCCCGCCTGCGCGCCGGTCGCGGTTTCGGTGCAGGTGCCGTGATCCCAGCACGCGCCGCCCGGCTCCATCATGTAGAGCAGATTGTCCGACTGCGCGCGATTGATGTAGAAACGCATCGGCGTGCCGTTGCCGCAGGACGCGCCGCTGCTTTCGGGCAGCGTCACTTCGTACCACGAATAATAGGGAATCGACGGGTCCTGCGCGGCCGCGACGGCCGCATGGCCGTCGGCGGCGGCCGCGCTCAGCAGGCCGGCGACGCACAGGCGCCTGAGACATTCGAGACATTCGCGTACGGGCATGCTCTCCTCC is a window of Burkholderia mallei ATCC 23344 DNA encoding:
- a CDS encoding nucleobase:cation symporter-2 family protein, with protein sequence MQPAPLARPASHGADAAESAHDLVYGPDERPAPMIACVAALQHLLAILVPIVTPGLLICQALGVSSRDTTLIVSMSLVISGIATFVQCRRFGPLGAGLLIVQGTSFNFVGPLIAGGSLMVKQGTPVETVMAAIFGVVIAGSFVEMAVSRILPFVKRLITPLVTGVVVLLIGLTLIKVGLVSMGGGYGAIAKGSFGSAQNLTLSGLVLGAIIVLNRVPIVWVRSTALVIALAIGYLAAAAMGRLDFTGAREAALFQIPTPLHFGLGFSWALFVPMLIIYLVTSLEAIGDVTATSKISRQPVEGPLWMRRIKGGVLVNGANSLLAGVFNTFPSSVFAQNNGVIQLTGIASRHVGIWIAGMLVLLGLFPVVAGVLQAVPEPVLGGAAMVMFGAVAASGINILAGIRLDRRALLIIAVSLALGLGVSQAPEILTNLPHALGNVLESGVATGGICALVMNWFLPEKQ
- a CDS encoding pectin acetylesterase-family hydrolase; protein product: MPVRECLECLRRLCVAGLLSAAAADGHAAVAAAQDPSIPYYSWYEVTLPESSGASCGNGTPMRFYINRAQSDNLLYMMEPGGACWDHGTCTETATGAQAGLGAFNPDGIPHNYVNGTVQQSLKTSFLSPLMTRMDLAHILVGEPKVETQEWTQVFVPYCTGDIHMGSAVRSYASPSGDWRIQHYSGLKNVRVIAQWLVDHGFGKPSRLLVYGTSAGGYGTLGNYATLRGTLQPQSHSSLLDDAGTVFNTRFGADPAAYPSVGLYDKVRDEWGMTAPDGMITVNSRLTRYFDPGNMGSAYAALSATYPHDRFGYTTYRRDRIIAAYHYRPFVPAVIAAPDDATKDALSLAMFDRELSDLKQVLNPLPNFGYFIPWARDDFMGNHQVTAVSFTGSGIHENGIDADVGTFVADLLNQQDPADVPVMKAYRTEQWSDFTFSTFLAWLDSIFNLTGEAGPISGHRS